The Gemmata palustris genome includes a region encoding these proteins:
- a CDS encoding metal ABC transporter substrate-binding protein, whose product MNSGQLWLKAVFVGAVVTAIPLLIFGCKGTTDPNSATWPDHPGPKVVVSFAPLYCFAVNVAGDDAVVKNLMTSKGPHDFDPTEADVKLISKADIFFVVGLGLDEKKAEKMKGGSGNSKLKVVELGEKLDKDCLCEGRCTHDEHHEGEHEHGIDPHVWLSPDHAAMLVNIIRDELKAADPAHAAGYESRAAAYITKLNALKTYGLDKLKDKQDRRIVSFHDSLAYFEKTYKVKVKGVLTKNPGQEPDAKEMKELIKICTNKDAPVRVIATEPQYSTSTSGEALRKELVAKGVKDPELVEFDPLETVRPEDLTADWYEKKMRENIDKLAEKLK is encoded by the coding sequence ATGAACAGCGGACAGCTCTGGCTCAAAGCGGTGTTCGTGGGCGCGGTCGTCACCGCGATTCCGCTGCTCATTTTCGGCTGCAAAGGCACGACGGACCCGAACAGCGCGACCTGGCCCGACCACCCGGGACCGAAAGTTGTCGTCTCGTTCGCGCCGCTATACTGCTTCGCCGTGAACGTCGCGGGCGACGACGCGGTCGTCAAGAACCTGATGACGTCCAAGGGGCCACACGACTTCGACCCGACCGAAGCGGATGTGAAGCTCATCAGCAAAGCGGACATCTTCTTCGTCGTCGGTTTGGGCCTCGACGAGAAAAAGGCCGAGAAGATGAAGGGCGGCTCCGGGAACAGCAAACTCAAGGTCGTCGAACTCGGCGAAAAGCTCGATAAGGACTGTCTCTGCGAGGGCCGCTGCACCCACGACGAGCACCACGAAGGCGAGCACGAACACGGCATCGATCCGCACGTGTGGCTCAGCCCCGACCACGCCGCGATGCTGGTCAACATCATTCGCGATGAACTGAAGGCCGCGGACCCGGCCCACGCTGCGGGCTACGAATCGCGCGCCGCGGCCTACATCACGAAACTCAACGCGCTCAAGACCTACGGGTTGGACAAGCTCAAGGACAAGCAGGACCGCAGGATCGTCTCCTTCCACGACTCGCTCGCGTACTTCGAGAAGACGTACAAGGTCAAAGTGAAGGGCGTGCTGACGAAGAACCCCGGTCAAGAGCCGGACGCAAAGGAGATGAAGGAACTCATCAAGATCTGCACCAACAAGGACGCCCCGGTTCGCGTGATCGCGACCGAACCCCAATACTCCACGAGCACCTCCGGCGAAGCGCTGCGCAAGGAACTCGTCGCGAAGGGCGTGAAAGACCCCGAACTCGTTGAGTTCGACCCCCTCGAAACGGTGCGGCCCGAAGACCTGACCGCGGACTGGTACGAGAAGAAGATGCGGGAGAACATCGACAAACTCGCCGAGAAGTTGAAATGA
- a CDS encoding thioredoxin family protein, producing the protein MNSPASRLCALFPLVTAAALWHAHPAVAQPARPAAPAQVAWRTDYNTARKEAQDKGLPLLVVVGTEDCFYCRKLEAGPLKDPALTPLLASGFVPLKLDARNAPELAKALKVQMYPTTVLAGPDGKIHAFIEGYIETERLAEQMKRTVTAVTTTDWAARDFNEASKALAVSDYPRAVSLLKGISKDAGDKPVGVKAKQILGDVEKVAAGKLAQAKQLEQRGQTQDAMDALADAVRTYAGTQAASDAAATLAGLTDRPEVLQQRRLRVARDMLAVARDDFRAGRLYDCMQKCEQVASAYSELPEAKDATALLTDIRGNPERLAKACDQMNDRTAAMYLALADSWSKKGQDVEAASCLKKVMALCPNTRHADLAQSELTRLQSKTNPAVPAGLVRP; encoded by the coding sequence ATGAATAGTCCCGCTTCACGTCTGTGCGCCCTCTTTCCGCTCGTGACCGCCGCCGCGCTTTGGCACGCGCACCCCGCCGTCGCGCAGCCCGCGCGCCCGGCGGCTCCGGCCCAGGTCGCGTGGAGAACCGACTACAACACGGCCCGCAAGGAAGCGCAAGACAAGGGACTGCCGCTGCTCGTTGTCGTCGGTACCGAGGACTGCTTCTACTGCCGCAAACTCGAGGCCGGGCCGCTCAAAGACCCGGCGCTGACGCCGCTCCTCGCCTCGGGCTTCGTTCCGCTGAAGCTCGACGCACGGAACGCTCCCGAACTGGCGAAGGCACTGAAGGTGCAAATGTACCCCACGACCGTGCTCGCGGGGCCGGACGGGAAGATCCACGCCTTCATTGAGGGCTACATCGAGACCGAGCGCCTCGCCGAGCAGATGAAGCGCACCGTGACCGCGGTCACCACCACGGACTGGGCCGCGCGCGACTTCAACGAGGCGTCGAAGGCACTGGCCGTCAGCGACTACCCGCGTGCTGTTTCGCTCTTGAAGGGCATCTCGAAGGACGCCGGGGACAAGCCCGTCGGGGTGAAGGCGAAGCAAATTCTGGGCGACGTGGAGAAGGTCGCGGCCGGGAAACTGGCGCAAGCGAAGCAACTCGAACAGCGCGGCCAGACCCAGGACGCGATGGACGCGCTCGCGGACGCGGTTCGCACCTACGCCGGTACGCAAGCCGCTTCGGACGCGGCGGCGACCCTCGCGGGGCTCACCGATCGCCCGGAAGTGCTCCAACAGCGCCGGTTGCGGGTCGCGCGCGACATGCTCGCGGTGGCCCGCGACGACTTCCGCGCCGGGCGCCTGTACGACTGCATGCAGAAGTGCGAGCAGGTCGCGAGCGCTTACTCCGAACTGCCCGAAGCCAAGGACGCGACCGCGCTACTCACCGACATCCGGGGCAATCCGGAGCGGCTCGCGAAGGCGTGCGACCAGATGAACGACCGCACCGCCGCGATGTACCTGGCTCTGGCGGATTCGTGGTCGAAAAAGGGCCAGGATGTGGAAGCGGCGTCCTGTTTGAAGAAGGTGATGGCACTGTGCCCGAACACGCGGCACGCGGACCTCGCCCAATCCGAGCTAACGAGACTCCAGAGCAAGACGAACCCCGCGGTCCCGGCGGGACTGGTTCGGCCTTGA
- a CDS encoding metal ABC transporter ATP-binding protein has product MSLALPVVARPLVSLSDLRVELGGKPILRGVTANIARGSITALIGLNGSGKTTLLRALVNEYPHKGTIKFHCGHDHSQPYPEAIGYVPQRLTLDARLPLTVSDFLALTLSRRPLFFGISKKVAAKSREMLERVEVANCLDVPVEGLSGGQLQRVLLALALEPQPELLLLDEPAAGIDFKDQKKFYELIATINREMGVTVLLVSHDLNMVQTYAHEVLCLRSGAIQCQGSPNEILTPINMSLVFGAEIHMFPHRFGT; this is encoded by the coding sequence ATGAGCCTGGCTCTTCCAGTTGTCGCGCGACCCCTCGTGTCTCTCAGCGATTTGCGCGTGGAATTGGGCGGCAAACCGATCTTGCGCGGCGTGACGGCCAACATCGCGCGCGGGTCCATTACCGCGCTGATCGGCCTGAACGGGTCCGGGAAGACCACCCTGCTCCGCGCGCTGGTCAACGAGTACCCGCACAAGGGGACGATCAAGTTCCACTGCGGGCACGACCACTCGCAACCGTACCCGGAGGCGATCGGGTACGTTCCCCAGCGCCTCACGCTCGACGCCCGCTTACCGCTGACGGTGAGCGATTTCCTTGCGCTCACGCTCTCCCGACGCCCACTCTTCTTCGGCATTTCCAAAAAGGTCGCGGCCAAGAGCCGGGAAATGTTGGAGCGCGTCGAGGTGGCGAATTGCTTGGATGTGCCCGTCGAAGGGTTATCGGGCGGCCAGTTACAGCGTGTCTTACTCGCACTGGCGCTCGAACCACAGCCGGAACTGCTGTTACTCGATGAACCCGCGGCCGGGATCGATTTCAAAGATCAAAAGAAGTTTTACGAGCTGATCGCGACCATCAATCGCGAAATGGGGGTAACGGTTCTACTCGTGTCGCACGATTTGAACATGGTGCAGACTTACGCCCACGAAGTCCTGTGTCTCCGCAGCGGCGCGATCCAGTGTCAGGGATCGCCGAACGAAATTCTCACGCCCATCAATATGTCGCTGGTGTTCGGTGCGGAAATCCACATGTTCCCGCACCGCTTCGGGACGTGA
- the xerC gene encoding tyrosine recombinase XerC, which translates to MTLEVGLAEFLTHLGLEKNASDKTVKSYREDLTQALVFARDHLKKTQINPVDWTTRLVRAFVSWLHEQGYAKSTVARRLAAVRSFGKYLCRQGILESNPAQALRGPRQDKKLPHFLTLADVQKLLVAPGDTDWAGRRDRAMLETLYASGIRVSELVGLDLLSVDLNDGIITVRGKGKKERLALLGPDATKAISRWLEDRTALLNRTGKDTQAVFLNNKGGRLTTRSVGRLLEKHLKTAGLDPRTSPHTLRHSFATHMLDAGADIRGVQELLGHKSLATTQVYTHVTTQRLQKSYQKAHPRS; encoded by the coding sequence TTGACGCTCGAAGTCGGTCTCGCCGAGTTCCTCACGCACCTCGGTCTGGAAAAGAACGCTTCCGACAAGACGGTGAAGTCGTACCGTGAGGATCTCACGCAGGCGCTCGTCTTCGCACGCGACCACCTCAAGAAGACCCAAATCAACCCCGTCGACTGGACCACGCGACTGGTCCGGGCGTTCGTTTCGTGGCTGCACGAGCAGGGGTACGCGAAGAGCACCGTGGCCCGGCGCCTCGCGGCCGTGCGCTCGTTCGGCAAGTACCTGTGTCGTCAGGGTATTTTGGAATCGAACCCGGCCCAGGCCCTGCGCGGGCCCCGACAGGACAAGAAGCTCCCGCACTTCTTGACTCTTGCGGATGTTCAAAAGTTGTTGGTCGCGCCCGGGGACACCGATTGGGCCGGGCGGCGCGATCGTGCCATGTTGGAGACGCTCTACGCTTCGGGGATTCGCGTTTCCGAGCTGGTCGGGCTCGACCTTTTGAGCGTCGACCTGAACGATGGGATCATCACGGTTCGGGGCAAGGGTAAGAAAGAGCGGCTCGCCTTATTGGGGCCGGACGCGACGAAGGCGATTTCGCGGTGGCTCGAAGACCGCACGGCCCTGCTCAACCGAACCGGCAAAGACACACAAGCGGTGTTCCTGAACAACAAGGGCGGCCGGCTCACGACTCGCAGCGTCGGCCGGCTGCTCGAGAAACACTTGAAGACCGCGGGGCTCGACCCGCGGACCAGTCCGCACACGTTGAGACACAGCTTCGCGACGCACATGTTGGACGCCGGGGCCGACATTCGCGGGGTTCAAGAACTGCTCGGGCACAAGAGCCTGGCGACGACACAAGTTTACACACACGTTACTACGCAGCGACTCCAGAAGAGCTACCAGAAGGCCCACCCGCGGTCGTGA
- a CDS encoding amidohydrolase, with protein sequence MQTRRLSALAVLTVTLAISGAGLHPAVADKPAQPDAKAQPNPPSEWVKDRLAEVDKKLDGEIKDLVALYQHIHAHPELSLMEVNTSKRLAEEMKKAGYEVTEKFGGNGVVAVLKNGPGPVVLIRTDMDGLPIVEQTGLSYASKVKTKNRDGVEVGVMHACGHDIHMASWTGTARVLASMKDRWSGTVVFVAQPAEEIVAGAKQMLDAGLYAKFPKPDYALALHSDPLHAAGSLGFSEGLALANSDTVDILVKGKGGHGAAPHVTIDPIVLSARIILDLQTIVSRETDPLDPVVVTVGSIHGGTKHNIIPNEVKLQLTVRTTTNATRDRVLKAIDRIAKAAAVGANAPPPEVKVSLDEFTPATYNDVPLAQKCGAVFREILGAENVRGNRKPVMGAEDFGRFADGKTPIFMYFLGTISKEKFDAAQKPGAPILPGMHTDAYAPVPEPSIRTGVRTMSLAAMNLMPKEK encoded by the coding sequence ATGCAGACCCGCCGACTTTCCGCACTCGCAGTTCTAACCGTCACCCTCGCTATTTCCGGTGCGGGGCTGCACCCGGCGGTCGCCGATAAACCCGCACAACCGGACGCGAAAGCACAGCCCAATCCGCCCTCCGAGTGGGTCAAAGACCGACTCGCGGAAGTGGACAAAAAGCTCGACGGCGAGATCAAGGATTTGGTCGCACTCTACCAGCACATCCACGCGCACCCGGAACTGTCGCTGATGGAAGTAAATACCTCCAAGCGGTTAGCCGAGGAAATGAAGAAAGCGGGTTACGAGGTCACGGAGAAGTTCGGCGGGAACGGCGTGGTCGCGGTGCTGAAGAACGGCCCCGGCCCAGTCGTACTGATCCGCACCGATATGGACGGCTTGCCGATCGTGGAGCAAACCGGCTTGAGCTACGCGAGCAAGGTGAAGACGAAGAACCGCGACGGGGTCGAAGTCGGTGTGATGCACGCGTGCGGTCACGACATCCACATGGCGAGCTGGACGGGCACGGCGCGCGTGCTCGCGTCCATGAAGGACCGCTGGAGCGGCACGGTGGTGTTCGTCGCCCAACCCGCCGAAGAAATCGTTGCGGGGGCGAAGCAAATGCTCGACGCGGGGCTTTACGCCAAGTTCCCGAAGCCCGATTACGCGCTCGCGTTACACTCTGACCCGCTGCACGCGGCCGGCTCGCTCGGCTTCAGCGAAGGGCTCGCGCTGGCCAACTCCGACACCGTGGACATTCTGGTGAAGGGAAAAGGCGGTCACGGCGCGGCCCCGCACGTAACAATTGATCCGATCGTCCTTTCGGCGCGAATCATCCTCGACCTACAAACGATCGTGAGCCGCGAAACGGACCCGCTCGACCCGGTGGTGGTCACGGTCGGGTCGATCCACGGCGGCACGAAGCACAACATCATTCCGAACGAAGTGAAGCTCCAACTCACGGTGCGAACCACAACCAACGCGACACGCGACCGCGTGCTAAAGGCGATCGACCGCATCGCGAAGGCCGCAGCCGTCGGCGCGAACGCCCCGCCGCCGGAAGTAAAAGTGAGTTTGGATGAGTTCACCCCCGCGACTTACAACGACGTGCCCTTGGCGCAGAAGTGCGGCGCCGTGTTCCGCGAAATCCTGGGGGCCGAGAACGTGCGCGGGAACCGCAAGCCGGTGATGGGTGCGGAAGACTTCGGGCGCTTCGCGGACGGCAAAACGCCAATCTTCATGTACTTCCTCGGCACAATCTCCAAGGAAAAGTTCGACGCCGCTCAGAAGCCGGGCGCACCGATCCTCCCGGGGATGCACACGGACGCTTACGCCCCCGTGCCCGAACCGAGCATCCGCACCGGTGTGCGGACGATGAGCCTTGCGGCAATGAACCTGATGCCGAAAGAGAAATAG